In a single window of the Osmerus eperlanus chromosome 2, fOsmEpe2.1, whole genome shotgun sequence genome:
- the LOC134036985 gene encoding uncharacterized protein LOC134036985, translated as MRQQMKDRYKSNTTYRSMQNMRCAMKIKRKNKGLNRQTEESDNSLIKETISVFRSQIKAGPTYVCTVCHKASFPNQVKTCKRLNYVKNPHMVAACLTGKYVHVCDDECRDEQQCNVPDERREEWICHTCHNHLKDGVMPTLAVANNLELADIPPELCDLNILERHLIAKCIAFAKIIPLPKGRQRAIHGNVVCVPSEVQETVEALPRLRSESQVMRVKLKRRLCYRGHQLFQTVTWSKLVQALHKLKRIHPQYQDITIRDEAELCDPTLPDDEEEDEDATMNENDYDDADLKEIDMCEKSAMCETETELDGEQDVDMLSCDGEQPEEQRDDEEQEGDMPNGGFALESCLQPCDVSEEILCFSEGIYSVAPAESNSPVGFFKTPKLEAMAFPVQFPTGQNTLDEGRRIKVTPSSYFKARLFCVDDRFARDTNYLFFAQFVTEIHLATSSMTIQLRKGKPMTRDGRKITSGMLQNKREVEKLVRNKDAVRFMQPLRGTPAYWEKTTRDLFAMIRQLGTPTFFCSNHHEYVKHIVKRNKDKYEKNSEEIENAVEEFEQNRGVIDEWCNLAPESEVDSQRLTALKLPSHSEEVDISNPTVLLTAFTGTAAFNISGSTLHSLLKLPRSLKPPFQGLGNQLDEIRSELLNAEILVIDEVSMVSKPLFAYVDARLKQIKGSPKPFGGMSVIAVGDFYQLPPVRQSKTLCVYEPCEIDLWQEQFQTITLTEIMRQKDDVAFAEMLNRIRVKGKSEALSQADRALLSQTITEPSLCPPDVLHIFATNKQVDSHNSVTLSLLHSNITKIDADDYKKDPQTGRMARQDKPYKGNRNELPDTLGVAEGARIMLTRNIDVSQGLVNGSFSTLVRVITSEQSGVAHVTMLGLKMDDETAGRNYRNRAPGRSDDVVYIERAEDNLKQKGVVHRQFPVRLAFASISRVTSLSGLHMLDLDESKIYANPEITGALQTMRQVNLDDMMPLLRIKQTSSRRDTLTIVHHVHMN; from the exons ATGAGACAACAAATGAAAGACAGATATAAAAGCAATACTACATATCGGAGTATGCAGAACATGAGATGTGCCATGAaaataaaaaggaaaaacaaaggGTTAAATAGACAAACCGAAGAAAGTGACAACAGTTTGATCAAAGAGACCATATCTGTTTTCAGATCTCAAATAAAAGCTGGCCCCACATATGTGTGCACCGTCTGTCATAAAGCATCATTTCCAAACCAAGTGAAAACTTGTAAAAGGTTAAACTATGTCAAAAATCCACACATGGTTGCAGCATGCCTGACAGGAAAGTACGTccatgtttgtgatgatgagtgCAGAGATGAACAACAGTGCAATGTGCCCgatgagagaagggaagagtggATTTGTCACACCTGCCATAATCATCTTAAAGATGGAGTCATGCCAACACTCGCTGTAGCTAACAACTTGGAGCTCGCTGACATTCCACCTGAACTGTGTGACCTCAACATATTGGAGAGACATCTCATAGCGAAGTGCATAGCGTTTGCAAAGATCATTCCTCTTCCCAAAGGAAGGCAAAGAGCAATACATGGTAACGTGGTTTGTGTCCCGTCTGAGGTGCAGGAAACAGTTGAGGCATTACCCAGACTGAGAAGTGAGTCTCAAGTGATGAGAGTAAAACTGAAGAGACGATTGTGTTACAGAGGTCATCAGCTGTTCCAGACTGTCACCTGGTCTAAACTAGTGCAGGCGCTGCATAAACTCAAACGCATTCACCCACAATATCAGGACATAACTATCAGAGATGAAGCTGAGCTGTGTGACCCAACACTtcctgatgatgaggaggaggatgaggatgcaACTATGAATGAGAACGACTATGATGATGCCGATTTAAAGGAAATTGACATGTGTGAGAAAAGTGCAATGTGTGAGACAGAAACTGAGCTTGATGGAGAGCAGGATGTTGACATGTTGTCTTGTGATGGTGAACAACCAGAGGAGCAAAGAGATGATGAAGAACAGGAAGGTGACATGCCTAACGGTGGTTTTGCTCTAGAATCATGTCTTCAGCCATGTGATGTTTCAGAGGAGATTTTATGTTTCAGTGAAGGTATCTACTCTGTTGCCCCTGCAGAAAGTAACAGTCCAGTTGGTTTTTTCAAAACTCCTAAACTTGAGGCGATGGCTTTCCCTGTGCAGTTCCCTACAGGTCAAAACACACTGGATGAAGGGAGACGTATCAAAGTAACACCCAGCAGTTATTTCAAAGCAAGGCTTTTCTGTGTTGATGATCGTTTTGCCAGAGACACAAACTATTTGTTCTTTGCACAGTTTGTGACTGAAATACACTTGGCCACATCCAGCATGACAATACAGTTAAGGAAAGGAAAGCCTATGACTCGAGATGGACGAAAAATAACTTCTGGTATGTTGCAAAATAAACGAGAGGTTGAGAAACTGGTGAGAAACAAAGACGCAGTCAGATTCATGCAGCCGCTGAGAGGGACACCAGCCTATTGGGAGAAAACCACAAGAGATCTTTTTGCCATGATCAGACAGTTGGGAACTCCCACATTCTTTT GTTCTAACCATCATGAGTATGTCAAACACATAGTGAAACGAAACAAAGACAAATATGAGAAAAACAGCGAGGAGATTGAGAATGCAGTGGAAGAATTTGAACAGAACAGAGGAGTGATTGATGAATGGTGTAATCTGGCTCCAGAATCTGAAGTGGACAG TCAGAGATTGACTGCATTGAAACTGCCCAGCCATTCTGAGGAGGTGGACATATCAAACCCCACGGTCCTGTTGACAGCTTTTACTGGAACTGCAGCCTTTAATATATCAGGATCAACACTGCACTCTCTGCTCAAGCTTCCACGAAGTCTGAAACCTCCATTTCAAGGACTTGGTAACCAACTGGATGAAATCCGATCAGAACTTTTAAATGCTGAAATCCTCGTCATTGATGAAGTGTCCATGGTGTCAAAGCCCCTGTTTGCTTATGTGGATGCGAGACTGAAACAGATCAAAGGTAGTCCCAAACCCTTTGGAGGAATGTCAGTAATAGCTGTTGGAGACTTTTATCAGCTACCACCAGTGCGGCAATCCAagaccttgtgtgtgtatgagccttGTGAGATTGACCTATGGCAGGAACAGTTTCAGACGATTACCCTGACTGAGATTATGCGGCAGAAGGATGATGTTGCCTTTGCTGAGATGTTGAACCGGATCCGTGTGAAAGGAAAGTCAGAAGCGTTGTCTCAAGCAGACAGAGCTTTGCTGTCACAGACCATCACTGAACCATCACTTTGTCCACCTGATGTCCTGCACATCTTTGCAACTAATAAACAGGTTGATTCTCACAACTCAGTAACATTATCTCTGCTCCATTCTAATATCACCAAGATTGATGCAGATGACTATAAGAAGGACCCACAAACTGGAAGAATGGCTCGACAAGACAAACCATAcaaaggaaacagaaatgagTTACCAGATACACTAGGCGTAGCCGAAGGTGCTCGAATCATGCTCACCAGAAACATAGACGTGTCTCAAGGACTGGTGAATGGATCCTTCTCTACACTAGTCAGGGTAATAACCTCAGAACAAAGTGGTGTTGCACATGTCACTATGCTTGGGCTCAAGATGGATGATGAAACCGCTGGAAGGAATTACCGTAATAGAGCACCAGGCCGCTCTGATGATGTAGTGTACATAGAGAGAGCCGAGGACAATCTGAAACAGAAAGGAGTGGTACACAGACAGTTTCCTGTTAGACTTGCCTTTGCTT CTATCAGTAGAGTGACCTCTCTCAGTGGACTGCACATGCTGGATCTGGATGAGAGTAAAATATATGCCAACCCAGAAATCACTGGAGCCCTGCAGACCATGAGACAAGTCAACTTGGATGACATGATGCCTCTTCTTCGCATCAAACAGACATCGAGCAGACGTGACACTCTGACCATTGTTCACCACGTGCATATGAACTAA